In Fodinibius saliphilus, a genomic segment contains:
- a CDS encoding cytidine deaminase, translating into MNISDLTAHSYVPYSDNPNIAVAKSTTGRYYPGCRIENISYPLSISAIQNALFCCISEGETPEKVWAPNTEKTLLSFWEEEFDVAVTTQEQNKWTDVRFPNIVLQEHTPIEKTLQKLLAKAVVGESDFPVAAILETEIGFFSGVNIECSSWSMGLCAERVAIGKALSYGAQNLNRLHIHTRDGEFSSPCGSCRQVIIEHMPQKQVYLHHADNSKSVHFGQDLLPHSFRSSTLSNR; encoded by the coding sequence ATGAATATTTCTGATCTAACTGCACATTCGTACGTTCCTTACTCTGACAACCCGAATATTGCTGTTGCCAAAAGTACAACTGGCCGTTATTACCCGGGATGCCGTATAGAAAATATATCGTATCCCCTAAGTATCAGTGCAATACAAAATGCCCTGTTTTGCTGTATCAGTGAAGGCGAGACGCCCGAGAAAGTGTGGGCTCCAAATACTGAGAAGACACTGCTTTCTTTCTGGGAAGAAGAATTCGATGTTGCTGTTACTACCCAAGAACAAAACAAATGGACTGATGTCCGCTTTCCAAATATAGTGCTCCAAGAGCATACACCCATAGAAAAAACGTTACAAAAACTTCTGGCTAAAGCAGTGGTGGGCGAATCGGACTTCCCGGTAGCAGCAATCTTGGAAACGGAAATAGGCTTTTTTAGCGGAGTTAACATCGAATGCAGTAGTTGGAGTATGGGATTGTGTGCCGAACGCGTTGCTATAGGCAAAGCGCTTTCCTATGGGGCTCAGAACCTTAACCGACTCCACATCCACACACGAGACGGTGAATTTAGCAGTCCCTGCGGATCATGTCGACAGGTAATTATAGAGCACATGCCTCAAAAACAGGTCTATCTTCATCATGCCGATAACTCAAAATCAGTTCATTTCGGGCAAGATCTTTTGCCACATAGCTTTCGATCATCAACACTTAGCAATCGATAA